Proteins encoded in a region of the Enterococcus gilvus ATCC BAA-350 genome:
- a CDS encoding SprT family protein translates to MTNQELQVLVEKISQEFFRRPFCHRATFNKRLKTTGGRYHLNSHDLDFNQLVFQKYGEEELIKIIKHELCHYHLHIAGRGYQHKDREFKQLLKQTGGSRFTPPLAVKTYQVYQCLKCQQEVIRRRKLDTKRYVCGRCQGELKFLKMIEK, encoded by the coding sequence ATGACTAATCAAGAGTTACAGGTTCTCGTCGAAAAAATTTCTCAGGAATTTTTTCGACGTCCCTTTTGTCATCGAGCAACATTTAACAAGCGATTAAAAACAACAGGTGGTCGTTACCATCTAAATAGCCATGATTTGGACTTCAATCAGTTGGTCTTTCAAAAATACGGGGAAGAAGAATTGATCAAAATCATCAAGCATGAACTTTGTCATTATCATTTGCATATAGCTGGACGAGGGTATCAGCACAAGGATAGAGAATTCAAACAACTGTTGAAGCAGACAGGAGGTTCACGGTTTACACCGCCGTTAGCTGTGAAAACGTATCAAGTGTACCAGTGCTTAAAGTGCCAACAAGAAGTCATTCGTCGTCGAAAACTCGACACGAAAAGGTATGTATGCGGAAGATGCCAAGGGGAACTAAAATTTTTGAAGATGATTGAAAAA